The following proteins come from a genomic window of Leguminivora glycinivorella isolate SPB_JAAS2020 chromosome 6, LegGlyc_1.1, whole genome shotgun sequence:
- the LOC125227220 gene encoding zinc finger protein ush isoform X2 has product MSRRKQSNPKPLKHQSSGEDEEWGNESEAMPGEPRTPSSGGERAASSGGASPASASGGSPAASPPRLRLNTSLATDPALAPSAAPVKRELPSPSPPLPPATTQAQARDYLALTAAAAAFPALFPVAPTGYMCQPCGIRYSSLSTLQAHQEHYCSNRRPKPSESVEPGADAAGDESSSDAKTPRRTGKQYACTYCSYSADKKVSLNRHMRMHSSSPVSSGTPVPTPTSNGEATEGQPSPDRYCADCDIRFSSIQTYRAHKTHYCSTRQVVKPAVPSARGSSVTSGSAPPSPGATPPAQNQYALALPTNPILIVPYSLLRGASTLPGATLPDPDTPCFLLPNGTFQPLSRAIPNMNSDGKEAEVLKSANRPRDTLKDGGTPLDLSVRRTPESVGTDEHEKENRLRSATPEQIVCAPSLPGSPGTPSPQRRSSSPTGESSPKRRRRDSRGPTPKPPSVPSPPEGKFIPVPPALMPPALAMRLASDLPLSAASPQVLVKQGVSKCKECNIVFCKYENYRVHKQHYCNSGGDERVLSPAPPEPGPPPQYRQLYCLACGIHFSSLDNLATHQSFYCTKRETRSPRSVPEAPRPASGRRGWKCPCCDVVSPTAAAAQRHMEAHAGVKAFRCTICRYRGNTLRGMRTHIRMHFPKKPADLQEESYIACVIEDDNREATSPAPAVGERVHRCSSCAYTSTYRGNVVRHARLVHATDEPEPEETSPVPPVPPVDIKKEPETEEETPNYCKSCDISFKYVNTYKAHKQFYCTANNQDAAANNNVPAALPTARVNEVL; this is encoded by the exons ATCAATCA TCAGGTGAGGACGAGGAATGGGGAAACGAGAGCGAGGCGATGCCAGGAGAACCTCGCACGCCGAGCTCGGGAGGAGAGCGGGCCGCGTCGAGCGGCGGCGCGTCGCCTGCGTCGGCGTCGGGCGGCTCCCCGGCCGCCTCGCCGCCGCGCCTGCGCCTCAACACCAGCCTCGCCACTGACCCCGCGCTGGCGCCCTCAGCCGCGCCCGTCAAACGCGAGCTGCCTTCACCCTCGCCCCCGCTGCCACCGGCAACCACGCAAGCGCAAGCCAGGGACTACCTCGCTCTGACGGCTGCAGCAGCGGCGTTCCCTGCGCTCTTTCCGGTCGCACCGACCGGCTACATGTGCCAGCCGTGCGGCATTCGCTATTCCTCTCTAAGTACACTGCAAGCCCACCAGGAGCATTACTGCTCCAACAGACGGCCAAAGCCTTCCGAATCTGTAGAACCGGGCGCTGATGCCGCAGGAGATGAATCCAGTAGCGATGCGAAGACTCCGAGACGTACAGGAAAGCAATACGCTTGCACCTACTGCTCTTATAGCGCTGATAAGAAAGTCAGCCTTAACAGACATATGCGAATGCATTCTTCTTCCCCAGTTAGCAGCGGGACTCCTGTCCCGACTCCGACATCTAACGGGGAAGCTACCGAAGGCCAACCGTCGCCCGACCGGTACTGTGCCGACTGTGATATAAGATTCAGCTCGATCCAAACTTATAGAGCTCATAAAACACACTATTGCAGCACTAGACAGGTGGTTAAACCTGCTGTGCCTTCAGCTAGAGGAAGTTCAGTAACCTCAGGGTCTGCGCCGCCATCCCCTGGCGCTACACCACCCGCTCAAAACCAGTATGCGCTAGCACTGCCGACTAACCCTATACTCATCGTCCCGTACTCACTGCTGCGGGGCGCGAGCACTCTTCCGGGAGCAACTCTGCCAGACCCCGACACGCCGTGTTTTTTACTGCCAAACGGCACATTCCAACCGCTCAGCCGAGCTATACCAAATATGAATTCAGACGGAAAAGAAGCCGAAGTTTTAAAGTCAGCCAATAGACCTCGAGACACTTTGAAGGATGGTGGCACTCCTTTGGATTTAAGCGTGCGGCGGACTCCTGAATCAGTGGGTACTGACGAGCATGAGAAGGAAAACAGACTGCGATCCGCGACGCCCGAGCAGATTGTCTGCGCACCCTCGCTCCCGGGGTCTCCCGGCACGCCGTCGCCACAGCGTCGATCATCATCTCCTACCGGAGAGAGCTCACCAAAGCGCCGACGACGAGACTCCAGAGGGCCAACGCCAAAACCCCCAAGCGTTCCCTCCCCGCCCGAGGGAAAGTTCATTCCCGTGCCACCTGCACTTATGCCGCCAGCTCTAGCCATGCGTCTAGCTTCTGACTTGCCGCTGTCGGCCGCTTCTCCCCAAGTTCTAGTCAAGCAAGGTGTCTCTAAATGCAAAGAATGCAACATCGTCTTCtgcaaatatgaaaattatcgcGTGCATAAACAACACTACTGCAACTCAGGCGGGGACGAGCGGGTATTGAGTCCGGCGCCTCCGGAGCCCGGGCCACCGCCTCAGTACCGCCAGCTGTACTGTTTGGCTTGCGGGATCCACTTCAGTTCTTTGGACAACTTGGCGACGCATCAGAGCTTCTACTGCACGAAGCGCGAGACGCGTTCGCCGCGCTCCGTCCCGGAGGCGCCGCGGCCGGCGTCGGGGCGGAGGGGGTGGAAGTGCCCGTGCTGCGACGTGGTGTCGccgacggcggcggcggcgcagcGCCACATGGAGGCGCACGCGGGCGTCAAGGCCTTCCGCTGCACCATCTGCCGTTACCGCGGCAACACGCTGCGCGGGATGCGGACCCACATACGAATGCACTTCCCGAAGAAGCCTGCTGACTTGCAG GAGGAAAGCTACATAGCCTGCGTGATCGAAGACGACAATCGCGAGGCAACATCCCCGGCCCCCGCCGTCGGCGAGCGCGTCCACCGTTGCAGTTCCTGCGCGTACACCTCCACCTATCGCGGCAACGTGGTCCGCCACGCGCGCCTGGTCCACGCCACCGACGAACCCGAGCCCGAGGAAACCTCCCCCGTCCCCCCCGTCCCCCCCGTCGACATCAAAAAAGAACCAGAAACAGAAGAAGAAACACCCAACTACTGCAAATCCTGCGACATCTCATTCAAATACGTCAACACCTATAAAGCGCATAAGCAGTTTTACTGCACGGCCAATAACCAAGATGCCGCGGCTAATAACAATGTGCCAGCAGCGCTGCCAACCGCACGCGTCAACGAAGTGCTTTGA
- the LOC125227220 gene encoding zinc finger protein ush isoform X3, whose protein sequence is MSRRKQSNPKPLKREDEEWGNESEAMPGEPRTPSSGGERAASSGGASPASASGGSPAASPPRLRLNTSLATDPALAPSAAPVKRELPSPSPPLPPATTQAQARDYLALTAAAAAFPALFPVAPTGYMCQPCGIRYSSLSTLQAHQEHYCSNRRPKPSESVEPGADAAGDESSSDAKTPRRTGKQYACTYCSYSADKKVSLNRHMRMHSSSPVSSGTPVPTPTSNGEATEGQPSPDRYCADCDIRFSSIQTYRAHKTHYCSTRQVVKPAVPSARGSSVTSGSAPPSPGATPPAQNQYALALPTNPILIVPYSLLRGASTLPGATLPDPDTPCFLLPNGTFQPLSRAIPNMNSDGKEAEVLKSANRPRDTLKDGGTPLDLSVRRTPESVGTDEHEKENRLRSATPEQIVCAPSLPGSPGTPSPQRRSSSPTGESSPKRRRRDSRGPTPKPPSVPSPPEGKFIPVPPALMPPALAMRLASDLPLSAASPQVLVKQGVSKCKECNIVFCKYENYRVHKQHYCNSGGDERVLSPAPPEPGPPPQYRQLYCLACGIHFSSLDNLATHQSFYCTKRETRSPRSVPEAPRPASGRRGWKCPCCDVVSPTAAAAQRHMEAHAGVKAFRCTICRYRGNTLRGMRTHIRMHFPKKPADLQEESYIACVIEDDNREATSPAPAVGERVHRCSSCAYTSTYRGNVVRHARLVHATDEPEPEETSPVPPVPPVDIKKEPETEEETPNYCKSCDISFKYVNTYKAHKQFYCTANNQDAAANNNVPAALPTARVNEVL, encoded by the exons GTGAGGACGAGGAATGGGGAAACGAGAGCGAGGCGATGCCAGGAGAACCTCGCACGCCGAGCTCGGGAGGAGAGCGGGCCGCGTCGAGCGGCGGCGCGTCGCCTGCGTCGGCGTCGGGCGGCTCCCCGGCCGCCTCGCCGCCGCGCCTGCGCCTCAACACCAGCCTCGCCACTGACCCCGCGCTGGCGCCCTCAGCCGCGCCCGTCAAACGCGAGCTGCCTTCACCCTCGCCCCCGCTGCCACCGGCAACCACGCAAGCGCAAGCCAGGGACTACCTCGCTCTGACGGCTGCAGCAGCGGCGTTCCCTGCGCTCTTTCCGGTCGCACCGACCGGCTACATGTGCCAGCCGTGCGGCATTCGCTATTCCTCTCTAAGTACACTGCAAGCCCACCAGGAGCATTACTGCTCCAACAGACGGCCAAAGCCTTCCGAATCTGTAGAACCGGGCGCTGATGCCGCAGGAGATGAATCCAGTAGCGATGCGAAGACTCCGAGACGTACAGGAAAGCAATACGCTTGCACCTACTGCTCTTATAGCGCTGATAAGAAAGTCAGCCTTAACAGACATATGCGAATGCATTCTTCTTCCCCAGTTAGCAGCGGGACTCCTGTCCCGACTCCGACATCTAACGGGGAAGCTACCGAAGGCCAACCGTCGCCCGACCGGTACTGTGCCGACTGTGATATAAGATTCAGCTCGATCCAAACTTATAGAGCTCATAAAACACACTATTGCAGCACTAGACAGGTGGTTAAACCTGCTGTGCCTTCAGCTAGAGGAAGTTCAGTAACCTCAGGGTCTGCGCCGCCATCCCCTGGCGCTACACCACCCGCTCAAAACCAGTATGCGCTAGCACTGCCGACTAACCCTATACTCATCGTCCCGTACTCACTGCTGCGGGGCGCGAGCACTCTTCCGGGAGCAACTCTGCCAGACCCCGACACGCCGTGTTTTTTACTGCCAAACGGCACATTCCAACCGCTCAGCCGAGCTATACCAAATATGAATTCAGACGGAAAAGAAGCCGAAGTTTTAAAGTCAGCCAATAGACCTCGAGACACTTTGAAGGATGGTGGCACTCCTTTGGATTTAAGCGTGCGGCGGACTCCTGAATCAGTGGGTACTGACGAGCATGAGAAGGAAAACAGACTGCGATCCGCGACGCCCGAGCAGATTGTCTGCGCACCCTCGCTCCCGGGGTCTCCCGGCACGCCGTCGCCACAGCGTCGATCATCATCTCCTACCGGAGAGAGCTCACCAAAGCGCCGACGACGAGACTCCAGAGGGCCAACGCCAAAACCCCCAAGCGTTCCCTCCCCGCCCGAGGGAAAGTTCATTCCCGTGCCACCTGCACTTATGCCGCCAGCTCTAGCCATGCGTCTAGCTTCTGACTTGCCGCTGTCGGCCGCTTCTCCCCAAGTTCTAGTCAAGCAAGGTGTCTCTAAATGCAAAGAATGCAACATCGTCTTCtgcaaatatgaaaattatcgcGTGCATAAACAACACTACTGCAACTCAGGCGGGGACGAGCGGGTATTGAGTCCGGCGCCTCCGGAGCCCGGGCCACCGCCTCAGTACCGCCAGCTGTACTGTTTGGCTTGCGGGATCCACTTCAGTTCTTTGGACAACTTGGCGACGCATCAGAGCTTCTACTGCACGAAGCGCGAGACGCGTTCGCCGCGCTCCGTCCCGGAGGCGCCGCGGCCGGCGTCGGGGCGGAGGGGGTGGAAGTGCCCGTGCTGCGACGTGGTGTCGccgacggcggcggcggcgcagcGCCACATGGAGGCGCACGCGGGCGTCAAGGCCTTCCGCTGCACCATCTGCCGTTACCGCGGCAACACGCTGCGCGGGATGCGGACCCACATACGAATGCACTTCCCGAAGAAGCCTGCTGACTTGCAG GAGGAAAGCTACATAGCCTGCGTGATCGAAGACGACAATCGCGAGGCAACATCCCCGGCCCCCGCCGTCGGCGAGCGCGTCCACCGTTGCAGTTCCTGCGCGTACACCTCCACCTATCGCGGCAACGTGGTCCGCCACGCGCGCCTGGTCCACGCCACCGACGAACCCGAGCCCGAGGAAACCTCCCCCGTCCCCCCCGTCCCCCCCGTCGACATCAAAAAAGAACCAGAAACAGAAGAAGAAACACCCAACTACTGCAAATCCTGCGACATCTCATTCAAATACGTCAACACCTATAAAGCGCATAAGCAGTTTTACTGCACGGCCAATAACCAAGATGCCGCGGCTAATAACAATGTGCCAGCAGCGCTGCCAACCGCACGCGTCAACGAAGTGCTTTGA
- the LOC125227220 gene encoding zinc finger protein ush isoform X1, translated as MLLWLRYLKQLELACAGAPPGGAVDVKTMCEDEEWGNESEAMPGEPRTPSSGGERAASSGGASPASASGGSPAASPPRLRLNTSLATDPALAPSAAPVKRELPSPSPPLPPATTQAQARDYLALTAAAAAFPALFPVAPTGYMCQPCGIRYSSLSTLQAHQEHYCSNRRPKPSESVEPGADAAGDESSSDAKTPRRTGKQYACTYCSYSADKKVSLNRHMRMHSSSPVSSGTPVPTPTSNGEATEGQPSPDRYCADCDIRFSSIQTYRAHKTHYCSTRQVVKPAVPSARGSSVTSGSAPPSPGATPPAQNQYALALPTNPILIVPYSLLRGASTLPGATLPDPDTPCFLLPNGTFQPLSRAIPNMNSDGKEAEVLKSANRPRDTLKDGGTPLDLSVRRTPESVGTDEHEKENRLRSATPEQIVCAPSLPGSPGTPSPQRRSSSPTGESSPKRRRRDSRGPTPKPPSVPSPPEGKFIPVPPALMPPALAMRLASDLPLSAASPQVLVKQGVSKCKECNIVFCKYENYRVHKQHYCNSGGDERVLSPAPPEPGPPPQYRQLYCLACGIHFSSLDNLATHQSFYCTKRETRSPRSVPEAPRPASGRRGWKCPCCDVVSPTAAAAQRHMEAHAGVKAFRCTICRYRGNTLRGMRTHIRMHFPKKPADLQEESYIACVIEDDNREATSPAPAVGERVHRCSSCAYTSTYRGNVVRHARLVHATDEPEPEETSPVPPVPPVDIKKEPETEEETPNYCKSCDISFKYVNTYKAHKQFYCTANNQDAAANNNVPAALPTARVNEVL; from the exons GTGAGGACGAGGAATGGGGAAACGAGAGCGAGGCGATGCCAGGAGAACCTCGCACGCCGAGCTCGGGAGGAGAGCGGGCCGCGTCGAGCGGCGGCGCGTCGCCTGCGTCGGCGTCGGGCGGCTCCCCGGCCGCCTCGCCGCCGCGCCTGCGCCTCAACACCAGCCTCGCCACTGACCCCGCGCTGGCGCCCTCAGCCGCGCCCGTCAAACGCGAGCTGCCTTCACCCTCGCCCCCGCTGCCACCGGCAACCACGCAAGCGCAAGCCAGGGACTACCTCGCTCTGACGGCTGCAGCAGCGGCGTTCCCTGCGCTCTTTCCGGTCGCACCGACCGGCTACATGTGCCAGCCGTGCGGCATTCGCTATTCCTCTCTAAGTACACTGCAAGCCCACCAGGAGCATTACTGCTCCAACAGACGGCCAAAGCCTTCCGAATCTGTAGAACCGGGCGCTGATGCCGCAGGAGATGAATCCAGTAGCGATGCGAAGACTCCGAGACGTACAGGAAAGCAATACGCTTGCACCTACTGCTCTTATAGCGCTGATAAGAAAGTCAGCCTTAACAGACATATGCGAATGCATTCTTCTTCCCCAGTTAGCAGCGGGACTCCTGTCCCGACTCCGACATCTAACGGGGAAGCTACCGAAGGCCAACCGTCGCCCGACCGGTACTGTGCCGACTGTGATATAAGATTCAGCTCGATCCAAACTTATAGAGCTCATAAAACACACTATTGCAGCACTAGACAGGTGGTTAAACCTGCTGTGCCTTCAGCTAGAGGAAGTTCAGTAACCTCAGGGTCTGCGCCGCCATCCCCTGGCGCTACACCACCCGCTCAAAACCAGTATGCGCTAGCACTGCCGACTAACCCTATACTCATCGTCCCGTACTCACTGCTGCGGGGCGCGAGCACTCTTCCGGGAGCAACTCTGCCAGACCCCGACACGCCGTGTTTTTTACTGCCAAACGGCACATTCCAACCGCTCAGCCGAGCTATACCAAATATGAATTCAGACGGAAAAGAAGCCGAAGTTTTAAAGTCAGCCAATAGACCTCGAGACACTTTGAAGGATGGTGGCACTCCTTTGGATTTAAGCGTGCGGCGGACTCCTGAATCAGTGGGTACTGACGAGCATGAGAAGGAAAACAGACTGCGATCCGCGACGCCCGAGCAGATTGTCTGCGCACCCTCGCTCCCGGGGTCTCCCGGCACGCCGTCGCCACAGCGTCGATCATCATCTCCTACCGGAGAGAGCTCACCAAAGCGCCGACGACGAGACTCCAGAGGGCCAACGCCAAAACCCCCAAGCGTTCCCTCCCCGCCCGAGGGAAAGTTCATTCCCGTGCCACCTGCACTTATGCCGCCAGCTCTAGCCATGCGTCTAGCTTCTGACTTGCCGCTGTCGGCCGCTTCTCCCCAAGTTCTAGTCAAGCAAGGTGTCTCTAAATGCAAAGAATGCAACATCGTCTTCtgcaaatatgaaaattatcgcGTGCATAAACAACACTACTGCAACTCAGGCGGGGACGAGCGGGTATTGAGTCCGGCGCCTCCGGAGCCCGGGCCACCGCCTCAGTACCGCCAGCTGTACTGTTTGGCTTGCGGGATCCACTTCAGTTCTTTGGACAACTTGGCGACGCATCAGAGCTTCTACTGCACGAAGCGCGAGACGCGTTCGCCGCGCTCCGTCCCGGAGGCGCCGCGGCCGGCGTCGGGGCGGAGGGGGTGGAAGTGCCCGTGCTGCGACGTGGTGTCGccgacggcggcggcggcgcagcGCCACATGGAGGCGCACGCGGGCGTCAAGGCCTTCCGCTGCACCATCTGCCGTTACCGCGGCAACACGCTGCGCGGGATGCGGACCCACATACGAATGCACTTCCCGAAGAAGCCTGCTGACTTGCAG GAGGAAAGCTACATAGCCTGCGTGATCGAAGACGACAATCGCGAGGCAACATCCCCGGCCCCCGCCGTCGGCGAGCGCGTCCACCGTTGCAGTTCCTGCGCGTACACCTCCACCTATCGCGGCAACGTGGTCCGCCACGCGCGCCTGGTCCACGCCACCGACGAACCCGAGCCCGAGGAAACCTCCCCCGTCCCCCCCGTCCCCCCCGTCGACATCAAAAAAGAACCAGAAACAGAAGAAGAAACACCCAACTACTGCAAATCCTGCGACATCTCATTCAAATACGTCAACACCTATAAAGCGCATAAGCAGTTTTACTGCACGGCCAATAACCAAGATGCCGCGGCTAATAACAATGTGCCAGCAGCGCTGCCAACCGCACGCGTCAACGAAGTGCTTTGA